A genomic region of Solanum dulcamara chromosome 2, daSolDulc1.2, whole genome shotgun sequence contains the following coding sequences:
- the LOC129877352 gene encoding kinase-interacting protein 1-like, with product MLQRAASNAYSWWAASHIRTKQSKWLEQSLQDMQEKVESVVKLIEEDGDSFAKRAEMYYKKRPELINFVEESYRAYRSLAERYDHLSKELQAANNTIAAVFPEQIQLAMEEENEYGAPKAPKYTPQIPTSSGSNVPKVPKAPIKQLKGLITSASKKLQSKKSSKKIDASKNVPKSGLQKNEALEEIDKLQKDILALQTVKEFVKSSYESGLSKYKGIESQIMEKQQKICKLEDEFGEGRVIDDNDARTLMAEAALKSCQETLAQLQEKQERSTRDAMKEVEKIEDASKKLKSFKHKHLGDQIDETKPDEKDNAATAAADSQSLSQELSKEIESLQDKIKEQFDASSMASLTVTQLAEKIDELVSEVVSLETAVSAQTVLIDRLRSEGDDLQSQIHVLEDDKEPLTGDNKQNLKISVMDMEDKLHCIQNLNKDVEYQNSSFQTYFTTARTSLNCLAEKLSSVKPDEVVQDEEETVVIVKSQEEPRKQEVHQNASEGPKNLNISKTEDQEVGKEESPSKIVSNKEREVIETTNSRSNSKLLEPTQVEEVDEKVSNHEVLSHEDEEKGDEPNWQELLSSRLEDREKTLLAEYTTVLRNYKDVKKKLSDKEKKDRDTEFEVTLQMRELRSAIAKRDEEINSLRGKLIVLQRDNIAESKALELEKQQASDPSDDQSFKKSEDVADTEDKNNRTDQDNTMIDEHTSPSPIEEKFRMEIDAILDENLGFWLRFSSIFHQIQKFKTTVQDLQNEISKLREKEVAESNSTKEDMKSEIRPIYKHMREIQNELAVWLEQSIPFKDEMKRRSSTLCRIQEEITKALKEGVEEDEIRFSSHQAAKFQGEVLNMNQENKKVKKELEAGVDHITTLQVDVEKTVTKLEKKYGLAAVNQQVNNSAGGTIPLRSFIFGTKPKKQRRSVFSSFQNNRKAL from the exons ATGTTACAAAGAGCAGCAAGTAATGCATATTCATGGTGGGCAGCTAGCCACATTAGGACCAAACAATCCAAATGGCTTGAACAAAGCCTTCAAG ATATGCAAGAGAAGGTAGAGAGTGTGGTTAAGCTCATTGAAGAGGATGGAGATTCATTTGCTAAAAGGGCTGAAATGTACTACAAGAAAAGGCCAGAGCTGATAAACTTTGTGGAAGAATCTTATCGTGCTTATCGATCTTTGGCTGAACGATATGATCATTTATCGAAGGAATTGCAGGCTGCCAACAACACTATTGCTGCTGTTTTCCCGGAACAAATACAACTAGCAATGGAGGAGGAGAACGAATATGGTGCCCCTAAAGCTCCAAAATATACTCCACAAATTCCCACATCAAGTGGATCAAACGTTCCGAAGGTTCCAAAAGCTCCAATAAAACAGTTGAAGGGACTTATAACATCAGCTTCAAAGAAGTTACAAAGCAAGAAATCATCCAAAAAGATAGATGCAAGTAAAAATGTTCCAAAATCCGGTTTGCAAAAAAACGAAGCTCTTGAAGAGATCGACAAGCttcaaaaagatattttggcTTTGCAGACTGTGAAAGAGTTTGTAAAGAGTTCTTATGAATCTGGTCTTTCGAAGTACAAGGGAATTGAAAGCCAAATCATGGAAAAGCAACAAAAGATATGTAAATTAGAGGATGAATTTGGCGAGGGACGTGTGATTGATGATAATGATGCGCGTACATTGATGGCTGAAGCAGCACTAAAATCATGTCAAGAAACATTAGCTCAGCTCCAGGAGAAACAAGAAAGATCGACAAGAGACGCGATGAAAGAAGTCGAAAAAATTGAAGATGCTAGTAAGAAACTGAAGTCTTTCAAGCATAAGCACCTTGGTGATCAAATTGATGAAACAAAGCCAGATGAAAAAGATAATGCAGCTACAGCAGCAGCTGATTCTCAGAGCTTAAGCCAAGAATTGAGCAAAGAGATTGAATCATTGCAGGACAAGATTAAGGAGCAATTTGATGCGAGCTCGATGGCATCACTAACGGTGACACAACTAGCAGAGAAAATCGATGAGCTCGTGAGTGAAGTAGTCAGCCTAGAAACAGCTGTTTCAGCTCAAACTGTTCTAATTGACAGATTAAGATCAGAAGGCGATGACCTCCAATCACAAATTCATGTTTTGGAAGATGACAAGGAACCGTTGACAGGCGACAATAAACAGAATCTCAAAATAAGTGTGATGGATATGGAGGACAAGTTGCATTGTATCCAAAACCTTAACAAAGATGTTGAGTATCAAAACAGTAGCTTTCAGACTTACTTTACCACAGCTCGTACGAGTCTCAACTGTTTAGCTGAGAAATTGAGTAGTGTGAAACCGGATGAGGTTGTCCAAGACGAAGAGGAAACCGTTGTTATAGTCAAGTCTCAAGAAGAGCCAAGAAAACAGGAAGTTCATCAAAATGCAAGTGAAGGTCCCAAAAACTTAAATATCTCGAAAACAGAAGATCAAGAAGTTGGAAAAGAAGAATCTCCTAGCAAAATTGTTAGTAATAAAGAAAGGGAAGTTATAGAAACCACAaatagtcgttccaattccaaaCTTTTGGAACCAACACAAGTTGAAGAAGTTGATGAGAAAGTCTCAAATCATGAGGTACTATCACACGAAGATGAGGAGAAGGGCGATGAGCCTAACTGGCAGGAGCTGTTGTCAAGTAGGTTAGAAGATAGGGAAAAAACTCTCTTAGCAGAATATACCACAGTTCTAAGGAATTATAAGGATGTCAAGAAGAAGCTAAGTGACAAGGAGAAGAAGGATAGGGACACCGAATTCGAAGTCACATTGCAAATGAGAGAGCTTAGAAGTGCTATTGCAAAGAGAGACGAAGAGATAAACAGTCTACGTGGGAAATTAATCGTTCTTCAAAGAGATAATATTGCTGAAAGCAAAGCATTGGAGTTAGAGAAACAGCAAGCATCCGATCCTTCAGATGATCAAAGCTTTAAAAAATCCGAGGATGTGGCTGATACAGAGGACAAAAATAATCGTACGGATCAAGATAATACTATGATCGATGAACATACATCTCCCTCGCCAATTGAGGAAAAGTTTCGGATGGAAATTGATGCAATACTAGACGAAAACTTGGGGTTCTGGTTAAGATTCAGCTCAATATTTCATCAGATCCAAAAATTTAAGACAACAGTCCAAGATTTACAGAATGAAATATCGAAATTAAGAGAAAAAGAAGTCGCAGAAAGCAATAGTACTAAAGAAGACATGAAATCAGAAATCAGGCCTATATATAAACACATGAGGGAAATCCAGAATGAGCTAGCAGTATGGTTAGAACAAAGTATCCCTTTCAAAGATGAAATGAAACGTAGGTCCTCGACATTGTGCAGAATTCAAGAGGAGATCACGAAAGCTTTAAAGGAAGGAGTTGAAGAAGACGAGATAAGATTCAGTAGTCATCAAGCTGCAAAATTCCAAGGTGAAGTCTTGAACATGAACCAAGAGAACAAAAAGGTTAAAAAGGAACTTGAAGCCGGTGTTGATCATATAACTACACTTCAAGTAGATGTCGAAAAAACAGTAACAAAGTTAGAGAAAAAGTATGGACTTGCTGCTGTAAATCAACAAGTTAATAACTCAGCGGGCGGAACAATTCCATTAAGATCATTCATTTTTGGAACTAAACCGAAGAAGCAGAGGCGTTCGGTCTTTTCCTCCTTCCAAAATAATAGGAAAGCACTGTAG